Below is a window of Ruegeria sp. THAF33 DNA.
TCGGCGGCACGTCAGGCACCGTAAAGGACCTGAACCTGTTCACCACCGAGCTGGTGACGCCGGACAACGTGCAGATCATCGTTCCGAACGGTCAGGCATGGGGCTCGATCATCACGAACTACTCTGCCCATGACACGCGTCGTGTCGATCTGGTGTTCGGAATCGACTATGGCGACAGCGCGGACAAAGCCATGCAGATCATTCTGGATGTGGCCAAAGCGGACAGTCGCATTCACAGCGACCCGGAACCCTGGGTTCGGGTTACGAACCTGGGTGACAGCTCGGTGGATCTGACGGCACGGCTGTGGTGCTCGGCGCCAGACTATTGGGATGTCAAATTCGAGCTGACGAAAATGATCAAGGAAGCCTTTGACGACAAGGGTATTTCGATCCCTTACCCTCATTCGGTGGAAATCCAGAAACAGGGGTGACGGCTCCCGCCCGTCGATCGGGCATTCGAAAATGCCCTCCTCCTGTTGGGCCGGGCACCGCGCAAGGGCGCGGTGCCCTTTTCTTTGTTCAAACCGTAGCTTTGGGTCCGACCGCGCCACGCCTGTGGCGTGGCGCTATGCCCAACGCTGGAAATCGCTTTTCAAAAGCGATTTCAGGGGCGGGAGTGGTTACGACTTGACGATCACGTTGGGCGAGACGACGTCGATACCAAGGGCCTTGCCGACCGCGTAGTAGGTCAGCTTGCCAGCGTGGACGTTCAGACCTTCCAGCAGATGCGGATCGTCCTGACACGCCTGTTTCCAGCCTTTGTCCGCCAGAGACAGCATGAACGGCATTGTTGCGTTGCCCAGGGCGATGGTCGAGGTGCGCGCCACCGCGCCCGGCATGTTGGCAACGCAGTAGTGCATGATGCCGTCGACGTCGTAGATCGGGTCGGCATGGGTGGTGGCTTTCGACGTCTCGAAGCACCCGCCCTGATCGATGGCAACATCGACAAGTACGGCACCGGGTTTCATAGTCGACAACTGGGCGCGCGAGACAAGTTTTGGGGCCGCAGCGCCGGGGATCAGAACGGCACCGATGACCATATCGGCATCCTGGATCAGCTCGGCCGTGGCACCCGCCGTCGAATACTGGTTCTTGAAGGTGCCGCCAAAGACGTCGTCCAGATAGCGCAGCCGCGGCAAGGAGCGATCCAGAACGGTGACATCCGCGCCCATTCCGGCAGCGATCTTCGCCGCATGAGTCCCTACGACGCCGCCGCCGATTACGACCACTTTGGCAGGGCCGACACCGGGTACGCCACCCATCAAAACGCCGCGCCCGCCATTGGCCTTTTGCAGTGTCCACGACCCGACCTGAGGGGCCAGACGACCGGCAACTTCGGACATCGGTGCCAGCAGGGGCAGGCCGCCGTTCGCATCGGTCACAGTCTCATAGGCGATTGCGGTGCAACCCGATTCCAGCAGGTCATGCGTCTGGTCCGGGTCCGGGGCCAGGTGCAGATAGGTGAACAGCAACTGCCCTTCGCGCAGCATCTTGCGTTCCACGGCCTGGGGTTCCTTGACCTTGACGATCATGTCGGCGGTAGCAAACACCTCTTCCGCAGTGTCAATGATACGCGCGCCAGCCGCGACATAGGCGTCGTTGTCAAATCCCGCGCCGATGCCTGCGCCGGATTCGATCAGAACTTCGTGACCACGTGCAACTGCTTCCTGAGCAGCATTGGGCGTCATCCCGACGCGGAATTCCTGGGGTTTGATTTCCTTGGGGCAACCGATTTTCATGGGGTTCTCCGTACATAAACTGCTTAAATTATGTGCATTTCGCAGTGCAATTTCTGTGAAAGAAAACGTGTCAGTGCATTTTTCTTTGGAAGAATATCGCGTAATATACAAAAACCTTGCAAAGGAATTGCATAAATGAGCTTGGATACGACTGATCGCAAGATTCTGGCGGCATTGCAAAAAAACGGTAGGATGTCGAATTCGGAATTGTCTGAACAGGTCAACTTGTCTCCGTCGGCTTGCCACCGGCGTGTTCAGCGGCTGGAGGTTGAAGGCTACATTCGCAACTACGTGGCGCTGCTGGATGCGCGGAAGATGAACGTGCCGACAACGGTCTTTGTCGAGATCACGCTACAGGGTCAGGCCGAAGAGGTTCTGGATGCGTTTGAAAAGGCGGTGGCCCGGATACCGGATGTGCTGGAATGCCATCTGATGGCCGGTACGGCGGATTACATTCTGAAAGTTGTGGCGGAAAACACCGAAGATTTCGCCCGCATCCATCGGCAATACCTGTCGCGCCTGCCCGGGGTGGCGCAAATGCAAAGCTCGTTTGCCTTGCGTACCGTGTTCAAGACCACTGCCTTGCCCGTCTAAATGTCATAAAGGTCCGGGATAGGTGAACAGAAAAAGATGGGTCAGGTTGAACCCGAAATGCATCATCACAGGCACCCACAGGCGTCTGGTTGCATAGTATCCCAATCCGCAGGCCAGCCCGAGAATGGAAGCAAAAACCACCAGCGCCGGCCCCCCGGAGAAATGGGCCAGCCCGAACAGCAGGCTGGCAGCGATCACGCTGCAAGTGGCCCCAAAACGCGACGAGATGGCCGATTGCAGATAGCCACGAAAGAAGGCTTCTTCCGTCAGGCAGGTCAGAAACAGGTTGGACAGGGCAAATACCAGCCACCAGGGCGGGACCGTAAATTCCGGCTGTACCGCGCCGAAGGAAAGCCCCAACAGAAACAACCCCGGCAGGAGCAGCAACCCTGCCAGCAAAGCCGTGCGTTTGATCTGCGTTTTGCCGCGCAGCATCCCGGGCCAGGCCAGAAGAACGGCAAAGAAGACCATCGGTTTGTCCAGGTTCAGATGCAGGGTGAAACTGGCACTTCCCGCGCCTGCCTGTACCTGATCCAGAATTTTCACATTTTCGAATCCCGGCAGCAGATGTGCACCCATCACCAGACACCACAGGATCAACAACAAGTGTCCGGCGACAGCAGGCCATCCTTTCAGATGGGGCAGCAACAAAGCTCCGACCAGACCAAAAACCGCCGCAGCGATCGCCATGGGTGACATCAATCCTGTCGCCGAGGCAATGCTGATGAACAAAACCAGCAGCGACAAGCCGATGCCTGTCCGCCGGGTCAGCACCATCAATTGCGCTGATATAAGAACAAGCCAGGGCCAGATCGCGGGCATCACGGAAAGAAGGAATGTCACAATCGCCTCGCCTTTGTCATGCGCACCGTGATGCCGCACCAAAACGAGGCAATGCAAGCATCCGTGGCCAAGCGCCGTGCATTGCGTCAATTCAG
It encodes the following:
- a CDS encoding mechanosensitive ion channel family protein, which produces MGVDEVVTQVGAFAPLIMSAVKALVVLILGWIVAGAIGGMVRRRINSTPHIDPTLGNFSASLVKWAILAMVLVAVLGIFGIEATSIVAILGAASLAIGLALQGTLSDLAAGVMLVVFRPYKLGQFVDIGGTSGTVKDLNLFTTELVTPDNVQIIVPNGQAWGSIITNYSAHDTRRVDLVFGIDYGDSADKAMQIILDVAKADSRIHSDPEPWVRVTNLGDSSVDLTARLWCSAPDYWDVKFELTKMIKEAFDDKGISIPYPHSVEIQKQG
- the ald gene encoding alanine dehydrogenase gives rise to the protein MKIGCPKEIKPQEFRVGMTPNAAQEAVARGHEVLIESGAGIGAGFDNDAYVAAGARIIDTAEEVFATADMIVKVKEPQAVERKMLREGQLLFTYLHLAPDPDQTHDLLESGCTAIAYETVTDANGGLPLLAPMSEVAGRLAPQVGSWTLQKANGGRGVLMGGVPGVGPAKVVVIGGGVVGTHAAKIAAGMGADVTVLDRSLPRLRYLDDVFGGTFKNQYSTAGATAELIQDADMVIGAVLIPGAAAPKLVSRAQLSTMKPGAVLVDVAIDQGGCFETSKATTHADPIYDVDGIMHYCVANMPGAVARTSTIALGNATMPFMLSLADKGWKQACQDDPHLLEGLNVHAGKLTYYAVGKALGIDVVSPNVIVKS
- a CDS encoding Lrp/AsnC family transcriptional regulator, which produces MSLDTTDRKILAALQKNGRMSNSELSEQVNLSPSACHRRVQRLEVEGYIRNYVALLDARKMNVPTTVFVEITLQGQAEEVLDAFEKAVARIPDVLECHLMAGTADYILKVVAENTEDFARIHRQYLSRLPGVAQMQSSFALRTVFKTTALPV
- a CDS encoding CPBP family intramembrane glutamic endopeptidase; its protein translation is MTFLLSVMPAIWPWLVLISAQLMVLTRRTGIGLSLLVLFISIASATGLMSPMAIAAAVFGLVGALLLPHLKGWPAVAGHLLLILWCLVMGAHLLPGFENVKILDQVQAGAGSASFTLHLNLDKPMVFFAVLLAWPGMLRGKTQIKRTALLAGLLLLPGLFLLGLSFGAVQPEFTVPPWWLVFALSNLFLTCLTEEAFFRGYLQSAISSRFGATCSVIAASLLFGLAHFSGGPALVVFASILGLACGLGYYATRRLWVPVMMHFGFNLTHLFLFTYPGPL